AATTCGCGGAATTGTTCCGGCGATATCAGCCCCTTGCTTTCCCAGAACGAGTCCAGAATGCCGACGAAAGCCGTTCCCTGGCCGGGGTAGTCGTTCAGCCCAAGCATTTGGAAGCCGCCGGATTTCGAGGAGCGCAAAAGGGCTTCCACGACTTCCTTGTATTGCAGGACGGTGTGGGCTCCCGTGGCTTCAAAGAATTCCTGTGCCTGTCCCAGCATGCCGTTGTCGGCGAGGCGTTCGCGGAAGATTTCAAAATTCCGTGGCAGGAGGACTCCCGTGTACTTTTTCATTTCGTCGAAGTTCGGGTACATACAGCGCTGTCCGGCTTCGTGGGCGATGACGGGTACGTCGAAGTCGGATTCTTTGTTGCGGTCCCACATAGTGGAAGGCTTGCCTTCGTACACGGTGATGGAACCCTTGGGGGTGACGTGGGAGGTGTAGAACTGGTCGGATGGGACGTGCTTGCGTGCCGTGGCGACGGAATAAAGGTGGCGCGAGTCATGAGCCTGTCCCTTTTTAATCAAGTCTTCCAAGACATTGTAATCGCCCATCAGTTCATTGCCGTTGCACATGAGGAGGAACGAGGGATGATTGCCGTATTCGTCCAGGATGGCATATAGTTCCTTTTCGAAAAAAGCGCGGCGGTCCGGGTGCTTGCCGATATCCCTCACCCACAGAGGGAGTTCCGCTTGGAGATAGATACCGATCTTGTCCGCGGCCTCGAATGCGGCCCGGGGCGGGCACCAGGAATGGAAGCGGGCATGATTGAGACCGTAGTCCTTAAGGGTTCGGAAAATCCTCTCCCATTCCGCCGGATCGGCGGAAGCATAACCCGTGATGGGGAAGGTAGCGTTGTCTACTGTACCGCGCAGATGGATGTCGCGCCCGTTCAATTGGACATGATGCTTGCCCTGAGCTACTTCGCGCATGCCGAAGGTGACGGTATGGGAGTCCTTTTTGCCTTCCGGGCCATTCCAGGTAACGTCGAGGTCGTAGAGATTGGGGTCGATGTCGTTCCAGAGCTTGACGGAATCTCCGAGAGCCACCGTTCGGGTGACTGTGGTCTGGTCGCTGTTGGCAGTCGTGACATCGAGCTCGTTGTTCGCGATACTGTGCCCGTCTTTATCCTTGACCGTGAATATAAGTTTGCCCTGTGCCTGCTCTTTGTCGGCATTGGAGAGCGTGGTATCGATGCGGATGGATTTGTCGGTGACGTTGGGGGAGACTTTAACCTTGTCGATGTGGAGTTTTTCCCGGGCGGTTAGCGAGATTTCCCCGACAATCCCGTTCCAGTTGGTCTGGGTGTTTTCCGTGACGGCATGGCTCCATGCCTGATCCATCGGATACTTCATCCTGTTGTCCATGCGGATGGTGATCGTGTGATTCCCCGGCGTGAGCTGTTTACCGAGCTTGAACCTGTTGGGCGTGCTAAGGCGGTCATCGGCTCCTGCCGGCTCCCCGTCGACATATACCTTCGTATCCCAGTGGCAACATTCCAACGTCAGTGTGATGTCCTTGTCTTTCCATTCTTCGGGAATGAAGACTTCCTTCTGGTACCAGGCGGGACCGACGTATTCGAACTTCCTCGTCAGGCGGTCGATGTGCCGGGCCGGATTGTCGATGCCCTTGCCTGCCTGATCCGTCGTGCCGGGAAGCTGGATCGTGTCGTTCAATTCCCGTTTGTACAGGGCGGAAACCTTGTATTGACCGTAATCGGCAATATCGAGCTGGAATTTCCAGGTACCCGACAAGTCCATTGTTGCCGGAAAGCTGGCGCCCATGGCTCCGGAAACAAAAAAGAGAGATGCCCCCATCAGGGCTGAGAGACGAGTAGACATGATAATTCTTGTACGTGAATCCGGGTAGATATCTTACAGAAAGAAACCGAAGATTGGGTTTTACATGGTGGAGGTGCAAAGAGGTATACGGAAGTGGAACAGGAAGAATGGAAGAAGAGTCCGTCTGGGGAATTCTCTGTTGACTTCATGGCATTTTGACAGTAAGTCTTACGAGTTCTTAACTCTTATCTTTTATGCAAATTTCTTCTATGATTTTGTTGACGGCATGCCTTTGCCTGTCTGCCGGAGCTTGTCCGTTGGCATGGGGTGGCGATGTGTCGGCGAATGTTTCTTCTGCGGGTGAGTCCGTGTCGGTCAGGGTTGATTGGCCCTCTTATCTGGGTGCACGTGACATGGTCTGGAAAAAGGCTCCGACAGCGTGGGACAATGCTCCTTTTCTGGGGAACGGACTTGTCGGGATGCAGGTGATGCGCGATTCAAAGAATAAAAAAATGCTTAAACTGTGCCTGGGACGCATGGATGCCCAGGAACATATGGAGATCGACGACGGCAAGGATGGTAAAAAAACGGGAGATTGGACATACCACCGCTATCGCGTGCCGATCGGGTATTTTTCCTTCGAGATGCCTGACGAAATCAAGCATTGGGACTTGAGACTGAGACTCTGGGATGCTGAACTGACCGGAACGGTGGGCACCGATGGGGGCAAATATGCTATTCGTGCCTATGTACATGCGACGGCTCCCGTCCTGGTGATGGAAATGACGCCGGAACAAGGTGCTCCTGTCCCGGTCTGGAACTGGAATCCTTTCGGGGCGGACAGTCCGCGTATGAACAGCTGGAGTAAGAATCTCTGGAAGAAGGAAGCTCCCGATTTGGAACTTGCCCGGAAAGGTGAGGCCGTCTCCCTGGCTGGAGGCATCAAGGGTTGGCGGCAGCCTTTGAGACCGAGTGGTGAAGTGGGTACGGCTTGGAAGTTTGTCTCCGGGGCCAAGGGGAAACAGACTTTGTATATCAGTATCGACCATTCTTTCCCGGGCAACACGGCAACCGCCGAGGCCTCTTCCTGCGTGGGGAAGGCCGTGGCAGCTCCTGCCGGTGTCCTCGAACAATTGCACAGGGATTGGTGGCACAAGTTTTACCCGGAAGCCTTCCTGTCGATTCCGGATAGTTACTGGGATTCTTTCTACTGGGCTCAGATGTACAAAATCGGCTCGGGGATGCGAGCGAATGGTCCGGTCCTGGATTTGCAGGGGCCGTGGACGGCTTTGGAGGTCAATTCCTGGCCGGGCGTGTGGTGGAATCTCAATGTCCAGCTGACTTATTGGCCGTGCTACACGGGTAATCGATTGGAGGCGGCCAAGTCGTTATCCAATACGCTGAAGAAGTACCGCACGAATTTGATCAACAATGTCGATGAACAGTATCGATCGGATTCGGCGGGGATCCCCCGTGCTTCCGGGCCGGATGCCAGTCAGCCGACCGGGAAACCCAATGGTGGTCCCGGCTCGAAGTCCGAGGTGGGCTCTCTTGCCTGGACGTGCCACAATCTGTTCACTCAGTACCGTATGAGCATGGATGACGCCTTCCTGAAGGATGATGTCTATCCTTTGCTGAGGCGGGCAGTCAATTACTACATCCATTTTCTGGAACAAGGGGAAGACGGTAAGCTTCACCTGCCGCCGACACTGTCGCCGGAGTACGGTATTGCCCCGGATTGCAACTATGATCTTTCCCTGTTGCGCTGGGGGTGCCAGACTCTGATCTGGACGACGGATCGCCTGAAAATCAAGGATCCCCTTTTGCCGAAGTGGAAGGAAATTCTGGCGAATCTGACAGACTACCCGCAGAATGAAAATGGCTACATGATTGGGAAAGGCGTTCCCTTCAAGCATTCCCATCGTCACTATTCCCACCTGTTCATGGCCTATCCTCTGCATATCGTCGATACGGATGATCCGGAGATGGCCAAGCTGGTCGATAAATCCGTCCGTCACTGGCACAGTCTCAAAGGAGGTTTGCAGGGCTATTCCTTCTCCGGTGGGGCAAGCTTGTATGCAACTCTCGGCTGGGGGAATGACGCTTATGAGATGCTCAATGGCCTCAAACGTTTTATCCGGCCCAATACACTGTACAAGGAAACCTTCCCGGTGATTGAAACCCCGATGTCCGGAGCGGCCTCCATCCACGATATGCTGTTGCAGAGCTGGAATGGCCTTATTAACGTGTTTCCGGCTGTTCCCGATGCCTGGGGGGACGTAGCGGTGCATCATCTGAGAGCGGAAGGCTCCTTCCTCGTCAGTGCCGTCCGCAAGGATGGCAAGACTCAGTGGGTACGGGTCGTAAGCCTGGCCGGAGAACCTCTCCGTTTGCGGGTGCATATGGACGCCGCCGCCGTGTTGTCGGGGTCCGGCAGTGCTTCTTTGAAAAAGAATGCCAAGGGCGACTGGGTGGGAATCCCTGCCAAGGGTACGGAGGTTCTGCTTGCCCTTCCCGGAGTCAAGCCGATGGTTGCTCCGGTGGCGACTCCCGAAGTCCCCAAGAACTTCGGAATGAAGTAAGGGAGGATTGCTACTTGGAGTTGGGGCTGAGAACCCTGATCCAGTTGGAAAGATCGGCTTTCAGAAAGTATATTTTGCCGTCATAAGGGAAAAGGATGCGTTCCTCTCCCTTTTCTTTTCCCTGAGTAATTTTGAAGATGAAATAGCCGCCTGCTGGCGAGGAACGGACGTATTGTCCTTGTTGTTCGATTTGTCCGTTCTTGGTTCGTGCCACCAACTCTCCTGAATTGCTGATATCATACGTTAAGATATTAGAGGCGTCTTTCCATGTCCCTTTGATGAGGGAAATGGAGGCAGTGGCTTTGCCGGGCGAGGTGTTCTTTAAGGTATCAATGTAGCTTTTGATCTGGATGCAATCGTCCAATTTTCCGGAAGCGAGTGCTTGTTTTTGGATTTTCTCAAGGGCTGTAATAAATTTTGCCGTCAATGGAGCCAATACCCGTGAACATGCCATCCGGTATTGCTTTTGTGCATCGGCCAGTTTGCCGTTGATGCCGGAAGCTTGTGTGACCCCGGCCAGGGGAGTCAGTGTTTCGACGCGAGTGTCCCGATGGCAGATCTGGGCAATGGACCCTCCTTCGACGAGTAGCCATTTACGCCTGAGGTCGCCTGTGAAGATAATAAGTTCAGGGGTGGTTTTTTCGATATCTATGTGTTCGTTGATCAGGTGAAAGTCATTTCTCGTGGGCGATTTTTGATAAAACTTCCCATCGGATGATATCTTTTCCACCCATTTGCTTGGGGTTTTCAATTCGATGTCGGCCAGTGATTGCCATGCCGGTGCGGCTGTGGTGTCCAAAGGATTGTTTTTTGCTTCTTCCAACGCTTTTTTCAGAATAATGGCATTGCTGAAATCGTTGCGGGCAATACATTCCTGCTGCAAGGAGACCAGTGTATTGAGATAAACGGTTTTAGCATCTTGTGTCCGTTGATTGCAGGCCGTTTGATAGGATTGGTACAAGCCTGCTGGAATACAGGATGGCGGGACTTGTTGCGAAAATCCATGGGGCAAACATATTGGCAGAATAAATAAAAATTTAGAAAAGAGATTCATTGCTATTATGTTGCTCCACGGATATCAGGTTTTCAAGAAGAAAGGTTTCTTCTTGAATTTGATGGACTGCAAAACAAGACTTTCATTGGATGAAGCCTGTGAAATGCCGGTTATTGGGCGCGGGGCTTAAGGACTCGAATCCAGTTGGAGAGGTTTCCTTTCAGAAAATATATTTTCCCGTCATAGGGGAAAAGGATGCGCTCTTCACCCTTTTCCTTGCCCTGGGTAATTTTAAAGAAGAAGTAATTGCCTGCAGGCGAGGATCGGACATATTGGCCTTGTTGTTCGACTTGTCCGCTTTTGGTTCGTACGGTCATGGTGCCGGAATCGTTGAAGTCGTAAGCCAGGATATTGGATGAATCCATCCACGCTCCTTTGAGACAGCTCGGGGAAGCGGAAGACGATCCGAGAGGAGAATTCTTCAGGGTATCGGTATATTGTTTGATTTTAATACAGTCATCCAGTTTTCCGTCGATAAGCGCTTGTTTCTGTATTTTCTCAAGGGCAGTGATGAACTTTGCCGTTAATGGTGCCGTTGCTCTGGCACATGACATTTGATACAACCGTTCTGCATCCGCCAGTTTACTGCCGATATCGGAGGATTGAGGAGATGCGCTTAGAGGGATCAGTTTTTCGACACACGTATCGTGATGGCAGATTTGGACAACGTCCCCGTTTTCCATCTTGAGCCATTTACGACCGAGACTGCCTGCGAAGATGACGGCTTCGGGCATGCTCTTTTCCATATCCACCTTGTCGGTCGCAGAACGATATTCTTTGTCGCTGGGGGGCCTGTGGTAAAACTGTCCATCAGAAGTAATTTTGTGAAGCCATTTGGATTCCGTTTTCAATTCGATATCGACCAGGGACTTCCACATGGACGGAGGAGGGATGTCGACAGAATTGCCCGTTCCTTGTTCCAAAGCTTTTTTCAAGAGGAGGGCATTGTCAAAGTCATTGCGAATAACGCATTCCTGTTGTAATGAAGCCAGTGTATTGAGATAGACTACTCGTGCCGCTTTTGTCCGTTGATTACATGCGGTCTGGTAGGATTGGTACAAGCTATCGGGAATGCAGGAAGGAGGAGTTTGTTGGGAAAAACATGGAATCGATAATATTGCCAAAATAAAAATGAGTTTCAATAGGGGTGTCATTATTCCGACAATGTTTCACGAGTGGTGTAATTGCAAGAGGAAATCATGATTTCCGCATATTTCATACCATGGGAACGCTTATTTGGAGCGAGGCTTGAGAATCCGGATCCAGTTTGAATAATCTCCTTTCAGCAAGAATATTTTTCCGTCATAGGGGAAGAGGATGCGTTCCTCTCCTTTCGCCTTACCCTGGATGATTTTAAAGAAGAAATAGTTACCGGCAAAAGAAGCGCGGACATATTGGCCTTGTTGCTCGATTTGTCCGTTTTGTGTTCGTACGATCATCGTACCGGAATTGTTGATATCGTAAAGAGTGCCGGAGGGATCCTCCCAGGCTCCTTTGAGGCGGCTTGGTGAGGCTGCCACTGTACCGGAGGAGGTTTTCCGCAAGGCGTCGATGTATTGTTTGATTTGGATACAGTCGTCCAGTTGTTCGTTGGCGAGCGCTTGTTTCTGTATTTTCTCAAGGGCAGTGATGAATTTTGCCGTTACCGGGGCTATTTCTCTGGCACATGAGATTTGGTACTGTTTTTGAGCTGTAACCAGTTTGTCGTTGATATCGGGATTTTGAGGACTATTACCCTTGGACATGGGAACCAGGTTTTCGACATGAGTGTCGCAGTGGAAGAGCTGGATAACGCTGCCGTCTTCCATGAGTAGCCATTTACGCCAGAGATTACTATTGAAAATGATGACGTCGGGCATGCTTTTTCCGGTGTCTACGGTATCCGATGTGGTACGGTATTCTTTTTCTCCGGGGGACATTTGAATGAATTTTCCTTCAGGAGTAATTTTTTGTTTCCAGTTGGATGCCGCTTTCAATTCGACGTCGATCATGGAAGTCCAGGAAGATCCCGATTCCGGGACGATGGGATTGTTTTTCGCCTGTTCCAGTGCTTTTTTCAAAAGGATGGCATGAGCGAAGTCATTGCGTGCGATACATTCCTGCTGTAATGAAGCGAGTGTGTTGAGATAAACCGTCCGCGCTGCTTTTGTTTTCACATGGCATGCATCCTGGTAGGCTTGGCACAATTTAGCGGGAATACAAGCCGGCGGAGCTTGTTGGGAAAAGCAGGGAAATGTACCTACAACCGCAATTAATGCGATTTCATGCAAGTATTTCATCGTTTAATAGTGCTCTACGGATTATGAAATTTCAAGAGGAAAGCACCTCGTTATGATGCTGCTTGCAGGAATGGGCGGATCGTTTTACAAGTGGGCATGGATACGTCAGTTTGTTCTCGGCCTCTGAATTGCGCTCAGGCGTGGATTGCAGGCATTGTACGGAAAGGAGACCGCGTTGTGGATGCAACGGCGGGGAATGGACACGATACACTGTTCTTGGCGCATTTGGTGGGAGAAGAGGGAAGCGTAGATGTATTCGATATCCAGCAGGAGGCTTTGACTGCTACGGAGAAACGCCTGCGAGAGGCAGGGTGCCTGTACCGGGGGGTACATTTTCATGCGGAGTCGCATGCGCGAATGCGGGAGTTCGTTGCTCCCGGGATTCGTGCGGCGATGTTTAATCTGGGTTATTTGCCCGGTGGAGACAAGAGCGTCGTCACGTGTATGGAGGATACGCTTCCGGCGCTGGAGGCGACTCGGGATTTGTTGGAGCCGGGAGGGGTTTTAACCGTCGTCTGCTATCCCGGTCATGAAGGCGGAGATACAGAGGCATCTTGTGTTTCGGAATGGATGAAGACCCTTGACCCGCATGAATGGCGGGTGGCGGAGTTGTCCCACTGGAACGCTCCGGGGAAAGCTCCCTTTCTGCTTGCCGGGTTTCGGTTGAGGTAGGGTATTATAGCCCGGAAAGGCTGATGTGGTGGACGGAAGGCCAATCGGGCGGCATTTCCAGAAAGTTCTGTGCTGCTGCGAGCAGGGTTGGATTCCCTGATTGGAGAGCGATTGCCGCATAGCGGATAGGATATGTGGCGAGCAGGAGGGCGATGTGTTCATCCATGCGTGGCCAGGTGTGCCCGCCATGATGGCGGTAGACATCAAGGAGCCGTTTCAGGCTTGCAGTTCCATATCCCATGAGATGGAAGAAAAAATCTTCCCCGGGATTTCCGGTTCGGCAGGATGCCCAATCCAGGATCGCGGTGATTTCCCCGTTTTGTACCAGGATATTGCCTTCATGCAGGTCGCCGTGGATGAGGGTTGTGTACGGTGCCCACGTGTTTCCTTCCAGCAGACAGTGCGCTGTATTGGCAAGATGACCGGGCAGTGTGAAGGCAGCGTGTACGGTTTCAAGCATGGAAGCAAGAGACGTGCAGGGATCTGTGGCTTGGGGCAGCGGCAGGGAATTCGGATCCAGGTTGTGAAGCTTGGCGAGCAGACTGCCCAGTGAGGTTTCATAGGAAATCAGAGCTGAGTTGTCTTTCTGCGGGTTTGGTGGATTTCCGGGAAGAAGTGGATAGGAAAAAAGTCCGTCCGGGCTTTCCTGCAGGCAAGGGATGGCGACATCCAATTGGACAGAAAGCGAAGAAGCCAGAGAACACAGCCTTCGCAGAATAAGTCGGGTTTCGGAAGTTTCCGCGCGTTTGACGACGCGGTGCCTGTCTTTCTCAATCCATGTGGTACAGCCGGGGGCAAAAGTCGGCTGGATTTGTGCGGAGGATGACGTGGACCCGTGACGGCTCATGCCGGAACAGGGAGGGCGTTACAGGGTGATGCCGAGTTGCTCCGGAAGAGCAATCCTCGGGCGTTCCGTCAGGATGAGCGGTGCTCCGTCCGTGATGGCGATCGTATGTTCGAAATGGGCGGAAGGCTTGCCGTCTGCCGTGATGACTGTCCAGCCATCGTTCAGAATGCGGACTGATGGACGGCCCAGATTGACCATCGGTTCAATGGCGATGACCATACCGGGTTTCAAGCGCGGAGTTTTCCACGTAGGGCGGTAATTGGGGACTTGAGGCTCTTCGTGCATGCTGCGTCCGACACCGTGGCCGACGAAATCCCGGACGACGGAGAAGTGGCGGGGGCGTACAAAGGCCTCGACGGCGGCGCACACGTCAGCGAGCGGAACGCCCGGACGAGCGCAGTCAATAGCTCGGAAAAGAGATTCTTCCGTAGCGGCCAGAAGTTTGAGTACTTCGGGATCAACCATCCCAACGGGAACAGTCATGGCATTGTCGCCAACCCAGCCGTCCACGATCGTGCCGACATCCAGGCTGACAACGTCACCGTTTTCAATGCGGCGGTCCCCGCCGATTCCATGAACGACTTCTTCGTTGACGGAGATGCAGATCTGACCGGGATAGCCGCGATAACCGAAAAAGGCATTTTTACATCCTTCCCGGCGGAAAAGTTCGGCAGCGATCTGGTCGATCTCACGCGTTGTGCGTCCCGGCTGGATCTCTGCTCCCAGGTCCATCAGGATACGTGCAGCTACTTCACCGGCTTTCTTGAGCTTGGCAACTTCGCCCGGCGATTTGAGAATGATCTTGTGGCTGGACATGAGAGGTGGAGGAGGATGGGGATTGATGGGACGGAAGCTCCGGATGCAGGATCAGTCCTTGCTTTCCGCGTAGACATTCAGTTTCTCGGAAAGTTCACGGGAAACGTCGCAGGCTTCGCGTTCTTCCGTGACCGAGATTTTCACGACAAGGCCGCGGGATTCGTAGTAGCGGGCGACGGGAAGCGTCATGGATTCGAAGTCTTTCCAGCGTTTGGCGAAAGCGTCGATGTTGTCATCCTTGCGCGTTGTCATGGTTCCTCCGCACTTGGGGCAGATTTCCAAAGTACTGTTCTGAACGACAAAGTTGCAGGACGAACATTCGCGGCGCTGGAGGATGCGCTGCTCGATCAATTTGCGGGAAACATCCATCCAAACGACAACATCGATTCCCAGTCCGCGCTGGGAAAGGAAATTGTCGAGCGTTTCCGCTTGGGCAACAGTACGGGGATATCCGTCGAGGATCCAAGAGGAATCGTCGGCATCGGCGAGCCAGGTACGAACGATGTCGTTGACAACTTCGTCAGGGACGAGCTTGGCCTGCTCCATATAGCTTTGAGCTCTCCTTCCCAAAGCCGTACAATTTTCGATTTCCCGGCGCAACAGGGCTCCCGTACTTAAAGTCTCCAGTCGGAACGTGTCGGACAGGTATCTGCCTTGAGTGCCTTTTCCCGATGCGGGACCGCCAACCAAAATGAATCTCTTGAGTTTTTTCATTATGAAAAG
This is a stretch of genomic DNA from Akkermansia sp. N21116. It encodes these proteins:
- a CDS encoding sugar-binding domain-containing protein, with the protein product MSTRLSALMGASLFFVSGAMGASFPATMDLSGTWKFQLDIADYGQYKVSALYKRELNDTIQLPGTTDQAGKGIDNPARHIDRLTRKFEYVGPAWYQKEVFIPEEWKDKDITLTLECCHWDTKVYVDGEPAGADDRLSTPNRFKLGKQLTPGNHTITIRMDNRMKYPMDQAWSHAVTENTQTNWNGIVGEISLTAREKLHIDKVKVSPNVTDKSIRIDTTLSNADKEQAQGKLIFTVKDKDGHSIANNELDVTTANSDQTTVTRTVALGDSVKLWNDIDPNLYDLDVTWNGPEGKKDSHTVTFGMREVAQGKHHVQLNGRDIHLRGTVDNATFPITGYASADPAEWERIFRTLKDYGLNHARFHSWCPPRAAFEAADKIGIYLQAELPLWVRDIGKHPDRRAFFEKELYAILDEYGNHPSFLLMCNGNELMGDYNVLEDLIKKGQAHDSRHLYSVATARKHVPSDQFYTSHVTPKGSITVYEGKPSTMWDRNKESDFDVPVIAHEAGQRCMYPNFDEMKKYTGVLLPRNFEIFRERLADNGMLGQAQEFFEATGAHTVLQYKEVVEALLRSSKSGGFQMLGLNDYPGQGTAFVGILDSFWESKGLISPEQFREFCAPSVLLCRIPQRVYSQGDTLESELEVYHFGNTPLPANKLAWQLTGQDGKAVREGTLDMKETPCSTVDPIGKLSIPLEGVAAPGKYTLNVNREDGLRNSWDIWVYPASQKQETADNFVLARFWDDSARQALADGKTVLLVPKDIKGRKTKFSSFFWNPIMFRWDPFIIGTLIHKDNPAFAEFPTEKYADWQWWDILNNAHALDLTDARALTPVIQSIDTYEFNRKLGIAFEANVGKGKLFVFCVDIDKDMDKRPATRQLLHSIRQYVGSDRFSPASELSIAQLDSIFGDPHIKPADQKNDETTRRFHNK
- a CDS encoding glycoside hydrolase family 95-like protein yields the protein MQISSMILLTACLCLSAGACPLAWGGDVSANVSSAGESVSVRVDWPSYLGARDMVWKKAPTAWDNAPFLGNGLVGMQVMRDSKNKKMLKLCLGRMDAQEHMEIDDGKDGKKTGDWTYHRYRVPIGYFSFEMPDEIKHWDLRLRLWDAELTGTVGTDGGKYAIRAYVHATAPVLVMEMTPEQGAPVPVWNWNPFGADSPRMNSWSKNLWKKEAPDLELARKGEAVSLAGGIKGWRQPLRPSGEVGTAWKFVSGAKGKQTLYISIDHSFPGNTATAEASSCVGKAVAAPAGVLEQLHRDWWHKFYPEAFLSIPDSYWDSFYWAQMYKIGSGMRANGPVLDLQGPWTALEVNSWPGVWWNLNVQLTYWPCYTGNRLEAAKSLSNTLKKYRTNLINNVDEQYRSDSAGIPRASGPDASQPTGKPNGGPGSKSEVGSLAWTCHNLFTQYRMSMDDAFLKDDVYPLLRRAVNYYIHFLEQGEDGKLHLPPTLSPEYGIAPDCNYDLSLLRWGCQTLIWTTDRLKIKDPLLPKWKEILANLTDYPQNENGYMIGKGVPFKHSHRHYSHLFMAYPLHIVDTDDPEMAKLVDKSVRHWHSLKGGLQGYSFSGGASLYATLGWGNDAYEMLNGLKRFIRPNTLYKETFPVIETPMSGAASIHDMLLQSWNGLINVFPAVPDAWGDVAVHHLRAEGSFLVSAVRKDGKTQWVRVVSLAGEPLRLRVHMDAAAVLSGSGSASLKKNAKGDWVGIPAKGTEVLLALPGVKPMVAPVATPEVPKNFGMK
- a CDS encoding class I SAM-dependent methyltransferase, with the translated sequence MDTSVCSRPLNCAQAWIAGIVRKGDRVVDATAGNGHDTLFLAHLVGEEGSVDVFDIQQEALTATEKRLREAGCLYRGVHFHAESHARMREFVAPGIRAAMFNLGYLPGGDKSVVTCMEDTLPALEATRDLLEPGGVLTVVCYPGHEGGDTEASCVSEWMKTLDPHEWRVAELSHWNAPGKAPFLLAGFRLR
- a CDS encoding phosphotransferase encodes the protein MSRHGSTSSSAQIQPTFAPGCTTWIEKDRHRVVKRAETSETRLILRRLCSLASSLSVQLDVAIPCLQESPDGLFSYPLLPGNPPNPQKDNSALISYETSLGSLLAKLHNLDPNSLPLPQATDPCTSLASMLETVHAAFTLPGHLANTAHCLLEGNTWAPYTTLIHGDLHEGNILVQNGEITAILDWASCRTGNPGEDFFFHLMGYGTASLKRLLDVYRHHGGHTWPRMDEHIALLLATYPIRYAAIALQSGNPTLLAAAQNFLEMPPDWPSVHHISLSGL
- the map gene encoding type I methionyl aminopeptidase; this encodes MSSHKIILKSPGEVAKLKKAGEVAARILMDLGAEIQPGRTTREIDQIAAELFRREGCKNAFFGYRGYPGQICISVNEEVVHGIGGDRRIENGDVVSLDVGTIVDGWVGDNAMTVPVGMVDPEVLKLLAATEESLFRAIDCARPGVPLADVCAAVEAFVRPRHFSVVRDFVGHGVGRSMHEEPQVPNYRPTWKTPRLKPGMVIAIEPMVNLGRPSVRILNDGWTVITADGKPSAHFEHTIAITDGAPLILTERPRIALPEQLGITL
- a CDS encoding nucleoside monophosphate kinase, translating into MKKLKRFILVGGPASGKGTQGRYLSDTFRLETLSTGALLRREIENCTALGRRAQSYMEQAKLVPDEVVNDIVRTWLADADDSSWILDGYPRTVAQAETLDNFLSQRGLGIDVVVWMDVSRKLIEQRILQRRECSSCNFVVQNSTLEICPKCGGTMTTRKDDNIDAFAKRWKDFESMTLPVARYYESRGLVVKISVTEEREACDVSRELSEKLNVYAESKD